A genomic segment from Streptosporangium roseum DSM 43021 encodes:
- a CDS encoding WXG100 family type VII secretion target, translating into MTREPQPTLQDEWSAWEPYPQRQHYWPGLGVERVDEYEVDHARLQAIGTHFMTEFEGVYQRLPKPQLDDFADRMGYHPTGWGAAQTWTTLVGAFEDALCFLTTDAMMETAVAARGVATSGRTYELVDKDSWLSKHPVGGGIISDRAGRYRVTNAYPSGSIGLLTPYENVDNVIENWVANEPWTGDDSRAYIRHKLMSWKPEGLASFASTVTGIANGLVEVAHGLMSRAQETRDAPWRGAAADHAQQSLRQIYENVRGLAATHGQVAQGLTAAAEIITTAQSRFDVVVNKGGWEFSDLWHGDDEDARHFLKGVGQQLADVLRQMPQTARIHLPGLIPEAERATYSLAG; encoded by the coding sequence ATGACCCGTGAGCCCCAGCCCACCCTCCAGGATGAATGGTCGGCGTGGGAACCCTATCCGCAGCGGCAACACTACTGGCCGGGGCTAGGCGTCGAGCGCGTCGACGAGTACGAGGTCGATCACGCCCGGCTGCAGGCCATCGGCACGCACTTCATGACCGAGTTCGAGGGGGTTTACCAGCGCCTGCCCAAGCCGCAGCTCGACGACTTCGCTGACCGCATGGGTTACCACCCGACGGGGTGGGGGGCCGCGCAGACCTGGACGACTTTGGTCGGCGCCTTCGAGGATGCGTTGTGTTTCCTGACCACGGACGCGATGATGGAGACGGCGGTGGCGGCCAGGGGGGTCGCGACGAGCGGACGCACTTACGAACTGGTCGACAAGGATTCCTGGCTGTCCAAGCACCCAGTCGGGGGTGGGATCATCTCGGATCGAGCCGGCCGCTACCGGGTAACCAACGCGTACCCGTCGGGATCGATCGGGCTGCTCACACCCTATGAGAACGTCGACAACGTGATCGAGAACTGGGTGGCGAACGAGCCCTGGACGGGCGACGACAGCCGTGCCTACATCAGGCACAAGCTCATGAGCTGGAAGCCGGAGGGGCTGGCCTCTTTCGCGAGCACGGTCACCGGCATCGCCAACGGGCTGGTCGAGGTCGCGCACGGGCTGATGTCGCGCGCGCAGGAGACGAGGGACGCGCCCTGGCGGGGGGCCGCGGCCGACCACGCCCAGCAGTCGCTCCGGCAGATTTACGAGAACGTCCGCGGACTGGCCGCCACCCACGGCCAGGTCGCGCAGGGCCTCACCGCCGCCGCCGAGATCATCACGACCGCGCAGAGCCGCTTCGACGTGGTGGTCAACAAGGGCGGTTGGGAGTTCTCCGATCTGTGGCACGGCGACGACGAGGACGCCAGGCACTTCCTCAAGGGGGTCGGCCAGCAGCTCGCGGACGTGCTACGGCAGATGCCGCAGACCGCGCGGATCCACCTGCCCGGCCTCATCCCCGAGGCCGAGCGGGCGACCTACTCCCTGGCCGGGTGA
- a CDS encoding VOC family protein, producing MASLVHHVSIDCADTYRLGTFWAEVLGTRISDDDQPGDPEALVEAEGISILFIAVPESKTVKNRIHFDIQPTDRTRDEEVERLLSLGATLVGDRRRPDGSGWVTLADIEGNEFCVERNAAERAATIS from the coding sequence ATGGCTTCTCTTGTGCACCACGTGAGCATCGACTGTGCGGACACCTACCGGCTCGGAACCTTCTGGGCCGAGGTCCTGGGGACCAGGATCAGCGATGACGACCAACCTGGTGACCCCGAGGCCTTGGTCGAGGCAGAGGGCATCTCGATCCTGTTCATCGCCGTCCCCGAGAGCAAGACGGTCAAGAACCGGATCCACTTCGACATCCAGCCCACAGACCGCACCCGCGACGAGGAGGTCGAGCGTCTGCTGTCCCTCGGCGCCACTCTGGTCGGCGACCGCCGCCGCCCCGACGGCTCAGGCTGGGTCACCCTCGCCGATATCGAGGGAAACGAGTTCTGCGTCGAGCGCAACGCTGCCGAGCGGGCCGCCACCATCTCCTGA
- a CDS encoding type 1 glutamine amidotransferase, whose translation MPRVLAVQNGTNGGSGRFGEWLDAAGVAVDVVTAFDGSALPSRLEHDGLIVLGGGYLPDDDDKAPWLPATRALVEQALGRSVPFFGICLGGQMLASVGGGKVQADAGAPEHGSTSITMRAEAADDVLFGGLPAAVPAIENHIDAITALPPGAVWLAETERCPYQAFRLGDRAWGVQFHPEVGPGRIQQWDVEYTRRRGLDLDELYATAVADDPLSRAAWGEVASRFATLVKDGHP comes from the coding sequence ATGCCGCGTGTGCTTGCCGTACAGAACGGGACGAACGGGGGGTCTGGGCGCTTCGGGGAATGGCTGGACGCCGCCGGGGTCGCCGTCGACGTGGTCACCGCCTTCGACGGGTCCGCCCTCCCGTCGCGGCTGGAGCACGACGGCCTGATCGTGCTCGGCGGCGGTTACCTGCCGGACGACGACGACAAGGCGCCCTGGCTGCCGGCCACCCGCGCCCTTGTCGAGCAGGCTCTCGGCCGGTCGGTGCCGTTCTTCGGCATCTGCCTCGGTGGGCAGATGCTGGCCTCGGTCGGCGGCGGGAAGGTCCAGGCCGACGCCGGGGCACCCGAGCACGGCAGCACGTCCATCACCATGAGGGCCGAGGCGGCGGACGACGTGCTCTTCGGCGGGCTGCCCGCCGCCGTCCCGGCGATCGAGAACCACATCGACGCCATCACGGCCCTGCCGCCGGGCGCGGTCTGGCTGGCCGAGACCGAACGCTGCCCCTACCAGGCCTTCCGGCTGGGCGACCGCGCCTGGGGTGTGCAGTTCCACCCCGAGGTAGGGCCCGGACGCATCCAGCAGTGGGACGTCGAGTACACCCGCCGGCGAGGACTTGACCTCGACGAGCTGTACGCCACCGCCGTGGCCGACGACCCGCTCTCGCGGGCCGCCTGGGGTGAGGTGGCCTCCCGTTTCGCCACCTTGGTCAAGGACGGACACCCCTAG
- a CDS encoding helix-turn-helix domain-containing protein: MLKLLFARAPKDAIGERKIRKPAGARHAPADWIRRAQIVALSWERLRVPQIARELGCAEKTVRYRPARFNAGAESVPQAVPGPPDPITPAPDANTANGRSPGRRHRRSN, encoded by the coding sequence GTGCTGAAGCTCCTGTTCGCGCGGGCGCCGAAGGACGCGATCGGGGAACGTAAGATCCGTAAGCCGGCCGGGGCGCGGCACGCCCCGGCCGACTGGATCCGCAGAGCTCAGATCGTCGCGTTGAGCTGGGAGCGGCTGCGGGTGCCGCAGATCGCCCGCGAGCTCGGTTGTGCGGAGAAGACGGTGCGCTACCGGCCGGCGCGCTTCAACGCCGGCGCCGAGTCCGTACCGCAGGCGGTTCCGGGGCCTCCCGACCCGATCACTCCCGCGCCGGACGCGAATACCGCCAACGGACGAAGCCCAGGACGGCGACACCGCCGAAGTAACTGA
- a CDS encoding acyltransferase family protein has product MAAHPIRVAQRMTRQMRRLAERTPPHRERHVDLLRAVAIVVVVVGHWLAIYVTHHGKGFQGTSTLQVVPWTRPLTWLFQVMPLFFLVGGFANAASLTSHLGRGGNATGWVLGRAGRLLRPTTTLLGGLAMAAMTAGILGADPALIGVAVWLASIPLWFLVAYIAVVVLTPPMYALHRRAGLAVPIVLAVLVGVGDLARLALAVPYVGKANFLLAWLAVHQLGFAWQDGRLPSRRSVAAPMTVAGFTALVLLTVVGPYPVSMVGFEGERVQNTSPPTLALLALAVTQAGIALWTRDRGNRWMRRLGPWTVVVAVNSVIMTLFLWHMTAVVIGVPVLYGTVMMPDATPGSALWLLLRIPWLACLALILALLVAIFGRFERGTGQRADPVGAVRGLPAAALTVAGAVAVLAGILSLALAGSGYHGPVGLPVGVLVSYFGGVAVLGFVRWRYSRPARE; this is encoded by the coding sequence ATGGCAGCGCACCCCATCCGGGTCGCTCAGCGGATGACGCGGCAGATGCGGCGGCTGGCCGAGCGAACCCCGCCGCATCGAGAGCGCCACGTCGATCTTCTGCGCGCCGTCGCGATCGTGGTGGTCGTCGTCGGCCACTGGCTGGCGATCTACGTGACCCACCACGGCAAGGGGTTCCAGGGCACGAGCACCCTCCAGGTCGTTCCGTGGACCCGTCCGCTGACGTGGCTGTTCCAGGTGATGCCGCTGTTCTTCCTGGTCGGCGGCTTCGCGAACGCCGCGTCCCTCACCTCCCACCTCGGGCGGGGCGGTAACGCCACGGGCTGGGTGCTGGGCCGGGCCGGCCGGCTTCTGCGCCCGACGACGACGTTGCTGGGCGGGCTGGCGATGGCGGCCATGACGGCCGGGATCCTGGGCGCCGATCCCGCTCTGATCGGCGTGGCGGTCTGGCTGGCCTCGATCCCGTTGTGGTTTCTGGTCGCCTACATCGCGGTGGTGGTCCTCACCCCGCCGATGTACGCCCTGCACCGGCGCGCGGGCCTGGCCGTACCGATCGTTCTGGCGGTCCTGGTCGGTGTGGGCGACCTGGCCCGTCTGGCGCTGGCTGTTCCCTACGTGGGCAAGGCGAACTTCCTGCTGGCCTGGCTGGCCGTTCATCAGCTCGGCTTCGCCTGGCAGGACGGGCGCCTGCCCTCCCGGCGGAGCGTGGCCGCGCCGATGACGGTGGCCGGGTTCACCGCCCTTGTGCTTCTCACCGTGGTCGGCCCCTATCCGGTCAGCATGGTCGGGTTCGAGGGCGAGAGAGTGCAGAACACCTCCCCGCCCACGCTCGCCCTGCTGGCTCTGGCCGTCACGCAGGCGGGAATCGCCCTGTGGACGCGTGACCGGGGGAACCGGTGGATGCGCCGGCTGGGCCCGTGGACCGTCGTCGTGGCGGTCAACTCGGTGATCATGACGCTCTTCCTCTGGCACATGACCGCCGTCGTGATCGGCGTCCCCGTGCTCTACGGAACGGTGATGATGCCTGACGCCACGCCGGGGTCGGCTCTCTGGCTGCTCCTGCGCATTCCCTGGCTCGCCTGCCTGGCGCTGATCCTCGCCCTCCTTGTCGCGATTTTCGGGCGTTTCGAGCGGGGCACGGGTCAGCGGGCCGATCCGGTGGGCGCGGTGAGGGGCCTGCCGGCCGCCGCGCTGACGGTCGCCGGGGCCGTCGCCGTGCTCGCCGGGATCCTGAGCCTCGCCCTGGCCGGCTCGGGATACCACGGACCTGTGGGCCTGCCCGTGGGAGTGCTGGTCAGTTACTTCGGCGGTGTCGCCGTCCTGGGCTTCGTCCGTTGGCGGTATTCGCGTCCGGCGCGGGAGTGA
- a CDS encoding BTAD domain-containing putative transcriptional regulator, with protein sequence MAPAIESGGDSGRVRVGILGPLVLDTATGPTLVGGARLRALLARLVLDAGRAVRPATLVEALWGEAAPAGHLHALQSLVSRLRRVLGDPGLLTSGPAGYLLAVEPDAVDAVRFERLARAGRRSHAQSRPAEAAATLREALGLWRGPALADVREAPFAAAEAERLERARLAALEDRVEAELALGTDLDLVAELESLTAAHPLRERLHAQLIRALALNGRGAEALAAYQRIRGLLADSFGSDPGPQLQEAHLAVLRGELPRSRRSHGNLDVPLTSFVGRDDDVRRVVELLGRVRLVTLVGPGGAGKTRLANAIGRQLTPSGGVWSVPLAPVGADDVPRVVLDLSRVREEGVPRPVTPEEVLDHLAETLADDDLVLVLDNCEHVIEAAATLAGALLGRCPRLRVLATSREPLRIDGETLHPVLPLEVPEPGSTVERARACAAVRLFHDRAAAVRPGFTPEGSALTAAIEICRRLDGLPLAIELAAARLRALPVEVVAARLDDRFRLLTGGSRTALPRHRTLGAAVAWSWDLLDTDERVLLERLSVVPGTFTEDAAEAIGGLGDVRELLTALVDKSLLHPAEPADPLEPRYRVLETIREYGLEQLARRDEVDVVRGRHAGFFLQLAETADPYLRTSDQLRWLARLSAERDNLSAAIRWAAESGNADLAVRLGVALCWFWFMRDHPPESLDLLGRVLQARGPTEPQARALVVAAHALATTEAISRPDESEAAFDRIGKALEHVTPGTHPILEMARLALAVGSGRDRTAPDMLGSPDDRTDPWSRSLALLVRGVLTMNTGHAAEATHSLSRALTGFEELGERWGLGITLSTLNSALQRSGDPAGALGLAERAGRYFRELGMPEHTMESEVAAALHLAQAGDVDGGRRQLTDLLDQVERTGSAESQAQVCLGLARLEWRAGRPGSAREHAQAGLTEAPPGRSTPHLAALLLGVLAHVDVAEGSPDKAVRRLDHPAVHLTLTWHTPVAASIAVVVAAIELCRDQPERAGRLLGVATVLRGWDDHGDADVLMITQRAAAALGADGFAAAHASGAAMSRAEAESLMSAIITAPEAGRTGQPA encoded by the coding sequence ATGGCACCTGCGATCGAGTCGGGCGGCGACAGTGGACGGGTGCGCGTCGGCATCCTCGGTCCCCTGGTGCTGGACACCGCTACCGGCCCGACCCTGGTCGGGGGCGCACGGCTGCGGGCGTTGCTGGCCCGGCTGGTGCTGGACGCCGGGCGTGCCGTCCGGCCGGCGACCTTGGTCGAGGCGCTGTGGGGCGAGGCGGCACCGGCCGGCCACCTGCACGCGCTGCAATCGCTGGTTTCCCGGTTGCGGCGCGTCCTGGGCGACCCCGGGCTGCTCACCTCGGGCCCGGCCGGGTACCTGCTGGCCGTCGAGCCGGACGCGGTCGACGCCGTCCGGTTCGAGCGGCTGGCCCGCGCGGGCCGGCGCTCGCACGCGCAGTCCCGGCCCGCCGAGGCGGCCGCCACCTTGCGCGAGGCCCTGGGCCTGTGGCGCGGCCCCGCCTTGGCGGACGTGCGCGAGGCACCGTTCGCCGCCGCCGAGGCCGAACGGCTCGAGCGGGCCCGGTTGGCCGCCCTGGAGGACCGGGTCGAAGCCGAGCTCGCGCTGGGTACCGACCTCGACCTGGTCGCCGAGCTCGAATCGCTGACCGCCGCGCACCCGTTGCGCGAACGGCTGCACGCCCAGCTGATCCGAGCCCTGGCGCTGAACGGCCGCGGCGCCGAGGCGCTGGCCGCCTACCAGCGGATCCGCGGCCTGCTGGCGGACAGTTTCGGCAGCGATCCCGGACCGCAGCTCCAGGAGGCCCACCTGGCGGTGTTGCGCGGTGAACTCCCCCGCTCCCGCCGATCGCACGGCAACCTGGACGTCCCGCTCACCAGCTTCGTGGGCCGCGACGACGACGTCCGCCGCGTGGTGGAACTGCTCGGTCGAGTTCGGCTGGTCACCCTGGTCGGCCCCGGAGGGGCGGGCAAAACCCGGCTGGCCAACGCCATCGGCCGGCAGCTCACGCCGTCCGGCGGGGTGTGGTCCGTCCCGCTGGCCCCGGTCGGCGCGGACGACGTGCCCCGCGTGGTGCTCGACCTGTCGCGGGTGCGCGAAGAGGGCGTGCCGCGGCCTGTCACCCCGGAGGAGGTCCTGGACCACCTGGCCGAGACACTCGCGGACGACGACCTGGTGCTGGTGCTGGACAACTGCGAGCATGTGATCGAGGCCGCCGCGACGCTCGCCGGGGCCCTTCTCGGCCGATGCCCGAGGCTGCGGGTGCTGGCCACCAGTCGGGAACCCCTGCGGATCGACGGCGAGACCTTGCACCCGGTGCTCCCGCTGGAGGTGCCCGAACCGGGGTCGACGGTCGAGCGGGCCCGCGCCTGCGCGGCGGTCCGGCTGTTCCACGACCGGGCCGCCGCGGTGCGGCCGGGCTTCACTCCGGAAGGCAGCGCGCTGACGGCGGCGATCGAGATCTGTCGCCGCCTGGACGGCCTGCCGCTGGCGATCGAGCTGGCCGCGGCACGGTTGCGCGCCCTGCCGGTCGAGGTGGTCGCGGCACGGCTGGACGACCGATTCCGGCTGCTCACCGGGGGCAGCCGCACCGCATTGCCGCGACACCGGACCTTGGGCGCCGCGGTGGCCTGGAGCTGGGACCTGCTCGACACCGACGAGCGAGTGCTGCTGGAACGGCTGTCGGTCGTGCCCGGCACCTTCACCGAGGACGCGGCGGAGGCGATCGGCGGGTTGGGCGACGTCCGGGAGCTTCTGACGGCGTTGGTCGACAAGTCCCTGCTGCACCCGGCGGAGCCTGCCGACCCGCTCGAGCCGCGCTACCGCGTGCTGGAGACCATCCGGGAGTACGGCCTCGAGCAACTGGCCCGGCGTGACGAGGTCGACGTCGTGCGTGGGAGGCACGCCGGGTTCTTCCTTCAGCTGGCCGAGACCGCGGACCCGTACCTACGCACATCCGACCAACTGCGCTGGCTGGCCCGCCTATCCGCAGAACGGGACAACCTGTCGGCCGCGATCCGCTGGGCGGCCGAGTCCGGCAACGCCGACCTGGCGGTCCGGCTCGGCGTCGCGCTGTGCTGGTTCTGGTTCATGCGGGACCACCCGCCGGAGTCGCTGGACCTGCTCGGCCGGGTGCTCCAGGCTCGCGGCCCGACCGAGCCGCAGGCACGCGCGCTGGTGGTCGCCGCGCACGCGCTCGCCACCACTGAGGCCATCAGCCGACCGGACGAGTCGGAAGCGGCCTTCGACCGGATCGGGAAGGCGCTGGAGCACGTCACCCCCGGCACCCATCCCATTCTGGAGATGGCCCGGTTGGCCCTCGCCGTAGGCTCGGGACGCGATCGAACCGCACCGGACATGCTCGGTTCCCCGGACGATCGGACGGATCCGTGGAGCCGATCGCTGGCTCTGCTGGTTCGAGGCGTGCTGACCATGAACACCGGGCACGCCGCCGAGGCGACGCACTCGTTGTCGCGCGCGCTGACCGGCTTCGAGGAACTCGGCGAGCGGTGGGGCCTGGGGATCACGCTGAGCACCCTGAATTCGGCGCTGCAGCGGTCCGGCGACCCGGCCGGTGCGCTGGGGCTGGCCGAGCGGGCCGGCCGGTACTTCCGGGAGCTCGGCATGCCCGAGCACACGATGGAGAGCGAGGTGGCGGCCGCGCTGCATCTGGCCCAAGCCGGTGACGTGGATGGCGGGCGGCGGCAGCTGACGGACCTGCTCGACCAGGTCGAGCGGACCGGGTCGGCGGAGTCGCAGGCTCAGGTGTGCCTGGGCCTGGCACGGCTGGAGTGGCGGGCCGGGCGGCCGGGGTCGGCCCGCGAGCACGCCCAGGCCGGCTTGACCGAGGCGCCACCCGGCCGGTCGACCCCGCACCTGGCCGCGTTGCTGCTGGGCGTGCTCGCCCACGTGGACGTCGCGGAGGGTTCCCCGGACAAGGCGGTACGCCGGCTCGACCATCCGGCGGTGCACCTGACGCTGACCTGGCATACGCCGGTCGCGGCCTCGATCGCGGTCGTGGTCGCCGCGATCGAGCTCTGCCGCGACCAGCCGGAGCGGGCGGGACGGCTGCTCGGGGTCGCCACCGTGCTGCGTGGCTGGGACGACCACGGCGACGCCGACGTGCTGATGATCACACAGCGGGCCGCGGCTGCCCTGGGCGCTGACGGGTTCGCGGCCGCGCACGCCTCGGGTGCGGCGATGTCGCGGGCCGAGGCCGAAAGCCTGATGTCCGCGATCATCACCGCACCCGAGGCCGGCCGTACCGGTCAGCCGGCGTGA
- a CDS encoding serine hydrolase domain-containing protein: protein MRPRWLRTLTASALAVSLVVAASLPAAAAATPSAAWSGTEAQRAQLQQLARKLVEAGAPGVIVRVDDGRGRPVEIAEQAAWTRRDHLLKAGDEFRMGSNTKTMVATLVLQLVAEGKLALTDPVEKWLPGRVPNGKAITLRMLLNHTGGLSDYTEDAAIRPAMLGRDRRRWTSAKLLAVGVKHDPLFAPGTKWSYSNTGYAAIGAVLERVTGTGLAELVRDRIARPLNLKHTYYATDATWRGSHAHGYELDAAHMPPGVPAEFRHFAGTRHHGHVDVSDNDPGWGGAAGAVVSTTQDWSRFSTALMSGKLLPAAQVAQMRTTVPVDARQPDGPGYGLGIQTGATPCGTFWGHDGGMPGYLTTNLTDRAGSRTATVLISTEFWAEFEADPKIAKAAQALQTAVTCTMFGKPVPTAAHAG, encoded by the coding sequence GTGCGGCCACGTTGGCTGCGCACGCTCACAGCGTCGGCGCTGGCCGTGAGTCTGGTCGTGGCCGCGTCGCTCCCGGCTGCCGCCGCGGCCACGCCGTCCGCGGCCTGGAGCGGCACCGAGGCGCAGCGCGCCCAGCTGCAGCAGTTGGCGCGGAAGCTGGTGGAGGCCGGGGCGCCCGGCGTGATCGTGCGGGTCGACGACGGCCGCGGCCGGCCGGTCGAGATCGCCGAGCAGGCCGCCTGGACCAGACGGGATCACCTGCTCAAGGCGGGAGACGAGTTCCGGATGGGGTCCAACACCAAGACCATGGTGGCCACGCTCGTGCTGCAACTGGTCGCCGAGGGCAAGCTCGCCCTGACCGACCCGGTGGAGAAGTGGCTGCCGGGCAGGGTGCCCAACGGCAAGGCGATCACGTTGCGCATGCTGCTGAACCACACCGGCGGCCTGTCCGACTACACCGAGGATGCCGCGATCCGGCCCGCGATGCTCGGCAGAGATCGGCGGCGGTGGACCTCGGCGAAGCTGCTCGCTGTGGGGGTGAAGCACGATCCGCTGTTCGCGCCGGGCACGAAATGGTCGTACAGCAACACCGGCTACGCCGCCATCGGCGCCGTCCTGGAGCGGGTCACCGGGACAGGCCTGGCCGAGCTGGTCCGGGACCGGATCGCCCGGCCGCTCAACCTCAAGCACACCTACTACGCCACGGACGCCACCTGGCGTGGCTCCCATGCCCACGGCTACGAATTGGATGCCGCCCACATGCCACCGGGCGTGCCGGCCGAGTTCAGGCACTTCGCCGGGACACGCCACCACGGTCACGTGGACGTCTCCGACAACGACCCCGGGTGGGGTGGGGCGGCCGGGGCGGTGGTGTCCACCACGCAGGACTGGTCCCGGTTCTCCACCGCGTTGATGTCCGGGAAGCTGCTGCCCGCCGCCCAGGTGGCACAGATGCGCACCACGGTGCCGGTGGACGCACGGCAGCCGGACGGGCCCGGCTACGGGCTGGGCATCCAGACCGGCGCCACCCCGTGTGGCACGTTCTGGGGTCACGACGGCGGCATGCCCGGCTACCTGACCACCAACCTCACCGACCGCGCCGGCAGCCGCACGGCGACCGTCCTCATCTCGACGGAGTTCTGGGCCGAGTTCGAGGCCGACCCGAAGATCGCCAAGGCCGCCCAGGCGCTCCAGACTGCCGTGACCTGCACGATGTTCGGCAAGCCCGTGCCGACCGCGGCTCACGCCGGCTGA
- a CDS encoding helix-turn-helix domain-containing protein, whose amino-acid sequence MVDLAALGLRVQELRHLRGLTLQQMAGAADVSVSMLSSVERGQKAPTVVVLGRIADGLGVSLAELVAEPEDRRVIVRRAADQDTVDEPGGWHRSILTPVVPGVNFEWIRTTLPPGCDAGRFPAYAQGSHEYVVVESGTLRLTVADQTVELGEGDSAYFAADAEHGYVNPGPVPCAYYVAALIMRPRSAQRNP is encoded by the coding sequence ATGGTGGATCTGGCGGCATTGGGGCTGCGCGTGCAGGAGCTCAGGCATCTGCGGGGTCTGACCCTTCAGCAGATGGCGGGCGCAGCCGACGTCAGCGTGAGCATGCTGTCCTCGGTCGAGCGCGGCCAGAAGGCGCCGACCGTGGTCGTACTCGGCCGCATCGCCGACGGCCTCGGCGTGTCCCTCGCCGAACTGGTCGCCGAGCCGGAGGATCGCCGTGTCATCGTGCGCCGCGCCGCCGATCAGGACACCGTCGACGAGCCCGGCGGATGGCACCGTTCGATACTCACCCCTGTGGTTCCCGGCGTGAACTTCGAATGGATCCGCACCACGCTGCCCCCGGGCTGCGACGCCGGCCGGTTTCCGGCCTACGCTCAGGGCTCGCACGAGTACGTCGTGGTCGAGTCCGGCACGCTCCGGTTGACCGTCGCGGATCAGACCGTCGAACTGGGCGAAGGCGACTCGGCCTACTTCGCCGCCGACGCCGAGCACGGTTACGTCAACCCCGGCCCCGTTCCCTGCGCGTACTATGTCGCCGCACTCATCATGCGCCCGCGCTCCGCCCAGCGAAACCCGTGA
- a CDS encoding GNAT family N-acetyltransferase: MRVAMTSPRPTIRAAAPEDLKAVAEINAHYVTNSVATFDETPRAFDDWRPWLEELAERGLPFLVADLSGEVAGYAYAGPWRPKPAYRHTVEDTIYIAPGHLGRGLGTALLGTLVAESAQAGMRHMIAVIADTGDGASAALHRRSGFTEAGRLTGVGFKHGRWIDTLLMQRPLAG; encoded by the coding sequence GTGAGGGTCGCCATGACCAGCCCCCGGCCCACCATCCGCGCCGCGGCACCCGAGGACCTGAAGGCCGTGGCCGAGATCAACGCTCACTACGTCACCAACAGCGTGGCCACCTTCGACGAGACGCCCCGCGCCTTCGACGACTGGCGGCCCTGGCTGGAGGAGCTCGCCGAGCGTGGCCTGCCGTTCCTCGTCGCCGACCTGTCCGGCGAAGTGGCCGGCTACGCCTATGCCGGCCCCTGGCGCCCCAAGCCGGCCTACCGCCACACCGTCGAGGACACGATCTACATCGCCCCCGGCCACCTCGGACGCGGGCTCGGCACGGCCTTGCTCGGCACCCTGGTGGCCGAGTCCGCCCAGGCCGGAATGCGCCACATGATCGCCGTCATCGCAGACACGGGTGACGGCGCCTCCGCCGCCCTGCACCGCCGCTCCGGCTTCACCGAGGCGGGCCGGCTGACCGGCGTCGGCTTCAAGCACGGCCGCTGGATCGACACGCTGCTCATGCAGCGCCCCCTGGCGGGATGA
- a CDS encoding PEP/pyruvate-binding domain-containing protein, which produces MIVPLMQAGAETCGGKAGALGALLRAGLPVPDGFVIPFAAYLAAVRDLDLGRFADESDDLDATRRAIEARPVHATVIDALGRALDELGDPPVAVRSSAASEDTGQASAAGQHESFLAVHGVSEAADAVRACWASLFSPRAIDYRGASGRDDRPSDDLVMAVIVQRHLDAEVSGVMFTPADPDGATEIEASWGLGPSIVGGKVTPDAYRVAEDGSVTRTVADKRTRLDRRGTQLVIRDVPTPARNQPTLDDATATRLAKLGEKIAAVLGGPQDIEWAIADGRTWVLQARPVTAAPPPPSLSGASDTPAAALTGTPGSRGTVTGTARIVRGPGDFARVHPGDILVCPFTDPAWTPLLRIAAGVVTETGGVLSHAAIVAREHAIPAVLGIPNATSRLHDGTVITIDGTTGTVTATNA; this is translated from the coding sequence ATGATCGTACCTCTTATGCAGGCCGGCGCCGAGACCTGCGGGGGCAAGGCCGGCGCACTCGGCGCGTTGCTCCGCGCGGGTCTGCCGGTCCCTGACGGCTTCGTCATCCCGTTCGCCGCTTACCTCGCCGCTGTCCGCGACCTGGACCTCGGGCGGTTCGCCGACGAGTCGGACGATCTTGACGCGACGCGGCGGGCGATCGAGGCCCGCCCGGTCCACGCCACCGTGATCGATGCGCTGGGACGCGCACTCGACGAGCTCGGCGATCCACCCGTGGCGGTGAGATCATCGGCAGCAAGCGAAGACACCGGTCAGGCATCGGCGGCCGGTCAGCACGAGAGCTTTCTCGCTGTGCACGGAGTCAGCGAGGCCGCCGACGCCGTACGCGCCTGCTGGGCCTCGCTGTTCTCTCCACGTGCCATCGACTACCGGGGGGCCTCCGGCCGCGACGACCGGCCATCCGACGATCTTGTGATGGCCGTCATCGTCCAGCGCCATCTGGATGCCGAGGTGTCCGGGGTCATGTTCACACCCGCGGACCCGGACGGCGCGACCGAGATCGAGGCGTCCTGGGGCCTCGGCCCCAGCATCGTCGGGGGCAAGGTCACCCCTGACGCCTATCGCGTCGCCGAGGACGGGTCGGTCACACGCACCGTCGCAGACAAACGGACCCGCCTTGACCGGCGCGGCACGCAGCTCGTCATTCGCGACGTGCCCACCCCTGCCCGGAACCAACCGACGCTCGACGACGCGACCGCCACGCGGCTGGCCAAGCTGGGCGAGAAGATTGCCGCCGTACTCGGTGGACCGCAGGACATCGAGTGGGCGATCGCCGACGGCCGCACCTGGGTTCTGCAAGCACGGCCGGTCACAGCCGCACCCCCACCGCCATCGCTTTCCGGCGCCTCGGACACCCCAGCCGCCGCACTCACCGGAACACCAGGCAGCCGCGGGACCGTGACCGGCACCGCGAGGATCGTCCGCGGTCCCGGCGACTTCGCGCGCGTGCACCCGGGCGACATCCTCGTCTGCCCTTTCACCGACCCCGCTTGGACGCCGCTGCTGCGCATCGCCGCCGGCGTCGTCACCGAAACCGGAGGCGTGCTCTCCCACGCCGCGATCGTCGCTCGCGAGCACGCCATCCCCGCCGTCCTCGGCATCCCGAACGCGACGAGCAGGCTCCACGACGGCACCGTCATCACCATCGACGGCACCACCGGCACCGTCACGGCGACAAACGCGTGA